One Luteibacter aegosomaticola genomic window carries:
- the asd gene encoding archaetidylserine decarboxylase (Phosphatidylserine decarboxylase is synthesized as a single chain precursor. Generation of the pyruvoyl active site from a Ser is coupled to cleavage of a Gly-Ser bond between the larger (beta) and smaller (alpha chains). It is an integral membrane protein.) yields the protein MKPSVLLQYILPHRFLSRIVYQATRWEWTPWKNYLIQTIVRNYNVDMAQAAQPDPLAYPHFNAFFTRKLKPGARVADPDPQAILCPADGRISQSGRIRDGRIFQAKGQEYTAAELLGSEEAAAPFRNGSFATIYLSPRDYHRVHMPLEGTLAGTTHVPGRIFSVAPFAVEAIPRLFARNERLVCSFEGAHGPFVSVMVGAILVSSVATVWDGLAIPPYASDIIRTDCSSRGVKLERFAEMARFNMGSTVILLLPEGYELDNLQPQQQVTVGQRLGKWAGGV from the coding sequence ATGAAACCCAGTGTCCTGTTGCAGTACATCCTCCCGCACCGCTTCCTTTCCCGGATCGTCTACCAGGCGACGCGCTGGGAGTGGACGCCATGGAAGAACTACCTGATCCAGACGATCGTGCGGAACTACAACGTGGACATGGCGCAGGCGGCCCAGCCCGATCCGCTGGCGTACCCGCATTTCAACGCGTTTTTCACCCGTAAGCTGAAGCCTGGCGCGCGCGTGGCCGATCCCGACCCGCAGGCGATCCTCTGCCCCGCCGATGGCCGCATCAGCCAGTCGGGCCGCATCCGCGATGGCCGGATCTTCCAGGCCAAGGGCCAGGAGTACACCGCTGCCGAACTACTCGGCAGCGAGGAAGCCGCCGCCCCGTTCCGCAACGGCAGCTTCGCGACCATCTACTTGTCGCCACGCGATTACCACCGCGTGCACATGCCGCTGGAAGGCACCCTGGCCGGTACCACCCATGTGCCGGGGCGCATCTTCAGCGTCGCGCCGTTCGCGGTCGAAGCGATCCCGCGCCTGTTCGCTCGCAACGAGCGGCTGGTGTGCAGCTTTGAAGGCGCCCACGGTCCGTTCGTATCGGTCATGGTCGGCGCGATCCTGGTGTCGAGCGTGGCGACGGTGTGGGATGGCCTGGCCATTCCCCCCTATGCGTCGGACATCATCCGCACGGATTGCAGCTCGCGGGGCGTGAAGCTCGAGCGCTTTGCCGAAATGGCTCGCTTCAACATGGGCTCTACCGTAATTCTACTGCTCCCCGAAGGTTACGAACTGGACAATCTCCAGCCGCAACAGCAGGTTACGGTAGGCCAGCGGCTCGGTAAGTGGGCGGGTGGCGTTTAA
- a CDS encoding lytic transglycosylase produces the protein MPLRARYALLLLPLAVLAGCASGGAPRPGKGGKATPEVNALYDRMNQASKGYEAAIDQARRGDTQQAATTRKQALDQLKDASARCGLTPGCDPQRFAAVFDRLLRLKDGSFIEGEDADDTEQTAEVGAQPGDAAGSVVVGALPEAQRSVTLLKGQKFSDMMVMNGPVKAALEMWLTQLRPNLMDAYVNYQMMRYKMWPAYQKGDLPEALLFGIMAKESGGKVHAVSRSGASGPLQFMYATGLRFGLSSDGGFDQRFDPTLAAQANAEYINEQLGAFNNNLEMTLAAYNGGEGRMRRIAAASPGAGFYDPSVYGQMSAETRDYVPMVLAAAWLFLHADSYHLKWPKVDGAPGQITLTRSASLTELTVCLGSADDMPQGWFRTLRNLNPRLDPQMTQPAGTRLDVPKQLERAYIASCADGPWPILASDLHNAVKIIAPPPPAATSAALANGSANGPNGPGPQYQNGSGSSSKSSGGSKSYTVRKGDTLVSIARKSSCADVEDIARMNGLKSHALRVGQSLKVPVCR, from the coding sequence ATGCCGCTGCGCGCTCGTTACGCCCTTCTCCTGCTACCCCTCGCGGTCCTCGCTGGTTGTGCCTCTGGCGGTGCCCCGCGTCCCGGTAAGGGTGGCAAGGCAACGCCTGAAGTCAATGCGTTGTACGACCGGATGAACCAGGCGAGCAAGGGCTATGAGGCCGCGATCGACCAGGCGCGCCGTGGCGATACCCAGCAGGCGGCGACCACGCGCAAGCAGGCGCTCGACCAGCTGAAGGACGCCTCGGCGCGTTGCGGCCTGACTCCGGGCTGCGACCCGCAGCGTTTCGCGGCAGTGTTCGACCGCCTGCTGCGCCTGAAGGATGGCAGCTTCATTGAAGGCGAGGACGCGGACGATACCGAGCAGACGGCCGAAGTAGGCGCCCAGCCCGGCGATGCCGCCGGCTCGGTGGTCGTCGGCGCGCTGCCGGAAGCCCAGCGCAGCGTCACGCTGCTCAAGGGTCAGAAGTTCTCCGACATGATGGTGATGAACGGCCCGGTGAAGGCTGCGCTGGAAATGTGGTTGACCCAGCTGCGCCCGAACCTGATGGACGCGTACGTCAACTACCAGATGATGCGCTACAAGATGTGGCCGGCCTACCAGAAGGGCGACCTGCCTGAGGCCCTGCTGTTCGGCATCATGGCCAAGGAATCGGGCGGCAAGGTCCATGCCGTGTCGCGTTCCGGCGCTTCCGGCCCGCTGCAATTCATGTATGCGACGGGCCTGCGTTTCGGCCTGTCCAGCGATGGCGGCTTTGACCAGCGCTTCGATCCGACGCTCGCCGCGCAGGCCAATGCGGAGTACATCAACGAGCAGCTCGGCGCGTTCAACAACAACCTCGAGATGACCCTGGCCGCCTACAACGGTGGCGAGGGCCGCATGCGCCGTATCGCGGCCGCCAGCCCCGGTGCTGGCTTCTACGACCCCTCCGTCTACGGCCAGATGTCCGCGGAAACCCGCGACTACGTGCCGATGGTGCTGGCCGCAGCGTGGCTGTTCCTGCATGCCGACAGCTACCACCTGAAATGGCCGAAGGTCGATGGCGCGCCGGGCCAGATCACCTTGACCCGGTCGGCCTCGCTTACCGAACTCACTGTATGCCTCGGCTCGGCCGATGACATGCCGCAGGGCTGGTTCCGCACGCTGCGTAACCTCAACCCGCGTCTCGATCCGCAGATGACCCAGCCGGCCGGCACCCGCCTGGATGTGCCGAAGCAGCTCGAGCGTGCCTACATCGCCAGCTGCGCGGATGGCCCCTGGCCGATCCTCGCCAGCGACCTGCATAACGCGGTAAAGATCATTGCGCCGCCACCGCCTGCCGCCACATCGGCCGCACTGGCGAATGGCAGCGCCAACGGCCCGAACGGTCCTGGTCCGCAGTACCAGAACGGCAGCGGGTCATCGTCGAAATCGTCGGGTGGCTCGAAGAGCTACACGGTGCGCAAGGGCGACACGTTGGTGAGCATTGCACGCAAGAGCAGCTGCGCCGATGTGGAAGACATCGCCAGGATGAATGGCCTGAAGAGCCATGCCCTGCGCGTGGGCCAGTCGCTGAAGGTGCCGGTCTGCCGCTAA
- a CDS encoding response regulator transcription factor, with translation MPLKVILADDHPLVLVGGALALRNAHLDVVGEARAADELLAMLDERPCDVVITDFLMPSDRGDDGFALLDTIQARHPILRVIVLTMVNRPAALQSMLARGVLGIVDKRSPMDELAVAARAVYDGETYLSETLLDILNEADDTSVAMPGAELSPREKEVIRAFVNGQSLQQIADREGKSVKTISRQKRDAMRKLGVDHDSLLGDYVRDHGLL, from the coding sequence ATGCCACTGAAAGTCATTCTGGCAGACGACCACCCGCTGGTACTCGTTGGCGGCGCTCTGGCGCTGCGTAATGCCCATCTCGATGTCGTCGGTGAAGCCAGGGCCGCGGACGAGCTCCTGGCCATGCTCGACGAGCGCCCCTGCGATGTCGTCATTACGGATTTTCTCATGCCGAGCGATCGCGGCGACGACGGATTCGCCCTCCTCGACACCATCCAGGCGAGGCATCCGATCCTGCGCGTCATCGTCCTGACCATGGTCAACCGGCCGGCCGCGCTACAGTCGATGCTCGCCCGAGGGGTCCTGGGCATCGTCGACAAGCGCTCGCCGATGGATGAGCTGGCCGTCGCGGCCCGCGCCGTCTACGACGGTGAAACCTACCTCAGCGAGACCCTGCTCGATATCCTGAACGAAGCGGACGACACCTCGGTCGCCATGCCGGGCGCCGAGCTCTCGCCGCGCGAGAAGGAAGTCATCCGGGCCTTCGTCAACGGCCAGTCGCTCCAGCAGATCGCCGATCGCGAAGGCAAGTCGGTCAAGACCATCAGCCGGCAGAAGCGCGATGCCATGCGCAAGCTGGGCGTGGACCACGATAGCCTGCTAGGCGACTACGTCCGCGATCACGGCCTGCTCTGA
- a CDS encoding ATP-binding protein, with protein sequence MSAIAYAAPDVPLSKEDAEWLRHHPVLTVGAYKEGYPPFEELRDGQLEGLGPDYLHEIAGELGVTLQTRVYATWPQLLAALARGEIDVATSVTPLEQGMPGIRVGATYFESLPALVQRIDTPIIHRTSELAGKRLAVHAGYFDMAALRRELPDTTLVEVGSTAEALQRVRMGEVTAYIDNPYSAREFVARLGMEHELHVGDPLALPISALALAVPSTEAPLGRAIDHALSELTAADHGRLRAPWVGRDIAPRPRQYAIPLSEREKAWLHDLPPLRLGVDPSYAPFSLITGQGQAEGLALDYVREIAAELGLRITQVPSENWSGTVASVERGEVDLVAAINPQSATWPYLEPSTSYLDFPIMIVTREGAPVIAGRDDLSGKRVLGNTTREPIRRLLARIPGVTVVPVGTEEDGLRRLAAGEGDAFVGNLASVDYLIREHFLGQLKVAAPTGDSEAIAIGVRRDLAPLLPLINRVLVNLPTHRQQEIRNTWFASHYVVGPTWREIASRILPFMAVLLASLIAISYAYLNLRRETRRRERTERRLAEVTAHVPAVVYEAVRDTAGQYSMTYVGGDPQTLLGMEPGELMASGDDLLAPVAPEDREALHDAFERSAKATAPLHVTVRAQVGERVRYLSSDAVPLAAADGSVRWNGYWVDVTAQELASRGMAKARDEAEAATRAKSDFLATISHEIRTPMNGVIGLLDVLERTPLDGEQRRMVATIEHSAEALMHILDDVLDFSKIEAGHLALDPRPSDPRALVEDAVAIMAAQAEAKGLAIAAHFDDALAPAVLVDDGRLRQVLLNLIGNAIKFTAVGHVDVDVHVDQEHGGRQRMRFVVSDTGIGIHAAKLRHVFAPFSQAESSTTRRFGGTGLGLSISRRLIERMGGHIVIQSEPGHGTVVTATVELPIADPLAITQAAPPAAPADAAIPARAARILVAEDHPVNQQLVQAQLAMHGWTCTIVDDGEAALEALAAADYDLLLVDCHMPRVDGYAVAREVRRREEGTGRHLPIVAMTADARADQRERCEEAGMDDLLRKPLRLDAFREAVARWLAVSAVPVGHVSAFDVPIADMFATGDAVAPPSLIDMERMRRAFGSDENIATVISAGVGATREALSRFDEVMASGDAEAVAGWIHHVLGGVNVFGESAVAREGEALELALREGAPLDAEAVRRFAAGVDDFTTKLATTPL encoded by the coding sequence GTGTCAGCGATCGCCTACGCGGCGCCCGACGTCCCCCTGAGCAAGGAAGACGCCGAATGGCTCCGCCACCACCCCGTCCTCACCGTGGGGGCCTACAAGGAGGGCTACCCGCCCTTTGAGGAGCTGCGCGACGGCCAGCTGGAGGGCCTGGGGCCGGATTACCTGCACGAGATCGCCGGCGAACTGGGGGTGACCCTGCAGACCCGGGTCTACGCCACCTGGCCCCAGCTCCTGGCGGCCCTGGCCCGGGGTGAGATCGACGTGGCCACGAGCGTGACCCCGCTCGAGCAGGGCATGCCCGGCATCCGGGTAGGGGCGACCTACTTTGAATCGCTGCCGGCCCTGGTGCAGCGGATCGACACGCCCATCATCCACCGGACGAGTGAGCTGGCCGGCAAACGTCTCGCCGTGCACGCTGGCTACTTCGATATGGCGGCCCTGCGCCGGGAATTGCCGGATACGACCCTGGTGGAGGTCGGCTCGACCGCCGAGGCCCTCCAGCGCGTACGCATGGGCGAGGTCACGGCCTACATCGATAACCCGTATTCGGCTCGCGAGTTCGTGGCGCGCCTGGGTATGGAGCACGAACTTCACGTTGGTGATCCGCTGGCCCTGCCCATCAGCGCCCTGGCCCTGGCCGTGCCGAGCACCGAGGCCCCTCTGGGGCGGGCGATCGACCACGCCCTGTCCGAGCTCACTGCCGCGGACCATGGCCGCCTCAGGGCGCCGTGGGTGGGGCGCGATATCGCCCCGCGGCCGCGCCAGTACGCGATCCCGCTTAGCGAGCGCGAGAAGGCCTGGCTGCACGATCTGCCGCCCCTGCGCCTGGGCGTGGACCCCAGCTACGCGCCCTTCAGCCTGATCACCGGGCAAGGCCAGGCCGAGGGCCTGGCGCTCGACTACGTCCGTGAGATCGCGGCGGAGCTGGGTCTGCGCATCACCCAGGTCCCGAGCGAGAACTGGTCGGGCACGGTGGCGAGCGTCGAGCGGGGCGAAGTCGACCTCGTGGCGGCGATCAATCCCCAGAGCGCGACCTGGCCCTATCTCGAGCCCAGCACCTCATATCTCGATTTCCCGATCATGATCGTGACCCGCGAAGGCGCGCCGGTCATCGCCGGGCGCGACGACCTGAGCGGCAAACGCGTCCTCGGCAACACCACGCGCGAGCCGATCCGCCGGCTGCTGGCACGTATTCCTGGCGTTACCGTGGTGCCCGTGGGCACGGAAGAAGATGGCTTACGCCGGCTGGCGGCGGGTGAGGGCGACGCCTTCGTCGGTAACCTGGCGTCCGTCGATTACCTCATCCGCGAGCACTTCCTTGGCCAGCTGAAAGTGGCCGCACCGACCGGTGATAGCGAGGCCATCGCCATCGGCGTGCGCCGCGACCTCGCGCCGTTGCTCCCGCTCATCAACCGCGTGCTGGTGAACCTGCCGACGCACCGGCAGCAGGAGATCCGCAATACGTGGTTCGCCTCGCATTACGTCGTCGGTCCGACCTGGCGGGAAATCGCGAGCCGGATCTTGCCGTTCATGGCCGTGTTGCTGGCCTCGCTGATCGCCATCAGCTATGCCTACCTCAACCTGCGTCGCGAAACGCGGCGGCGTGAACGTACCGAGCGACGCCTCGCCGAAGTGACGGCGCATGTGCCTGCGGTGGTTTACGAGGCGGTGCGCGATACGGCGGGCCAGTACAGCATGACCTACGTCGGTGGCGATCCGCAGACCCTGCTCGGCATGGAGCCGGGCGAGCTGATGGCGAGCGGCGATGATCTGCTCGCCCCGGTGGCGCCGGAAGATCGCGAGGCGCTCCACGACGCGTTCGAGCGCTCGGCGAAGGCGACCGCTCCGCTGCATGTCACCGTCCGCGCCCAGGTGGGCGAGCGCGTGCGTTACCTCAGTTCCGATGCCGTGCCACTGGCCGCTGCCGATGGCAGTGTGCGCTGGAACGGCTACTGGGTGGACGTGACCGCGCAGGAGCTGGCCTCGCGCGGCATGGCGAAGGCGCGTGATGAGGCCGAGGCCGCCACGCGCGCGAAGAGTGACTTCCTCGCCACGATCAGCCACGAAATCCGCACGCCGATGAACGGCGTGATCGGCCTGCTCGACGTGCTCGAGCGCACGCCGCTCGACGGCGAGCAACGCCGCATGGTCGCGACGATCGAGCATTCCGCCGAAGCGTTGATGCACATCCTCGACGACGTGCTCGACTTCTCGAAGATCGAAGCCGGTCACCTGGCATTGGACCCGCGCCCTTCGGATCCGCGTGCGCTGGTTGAGGACGCGGTGGCGATCATGGCCGCGCAGGCCGAAGCGAAGGGCCTGGCTATCGCCGCGCATTTCGATGATGCCCTCGCGCCCGCGGTGCTCGTGGATGACGGGCGGCTGCGCCAGGTGCTGCTGAACCTCATTGGCAACGCCATCAAATTCACCGCCGTGGGCCACGTGGACGTCGATGTGCACGTGGACCAGGAGCATGGCGGCCGGCAACGGATGCGCTTCGTGGTGAGCGATACGGGCATCGGTATCCATGCCGCGAAGTTGCGCCACGTGTTTGCGCCCTTCAGTCAGGCGGAATCGTCCACGACCCGGCGTTTCGGTGGCACAGGCCTCGGCCTGAGTATTTCGCGCCGCCTTATCGAGCGCATGGGCGGGCATATCGTCATCCAGAGCGAGCCGGGTCACGGTACGGTGGTGACGGCCACGGTGGAGTTGCCGATCGCGGATCCGCTCGCGATCACGCAGGCCGCGCCCCCCGCCGCACCCGCGGATGCCGCGATACCTGCGCGCGCGGCGCGCATCCTCGTGGCCGAGGACCACCCGGTCAACCAGCAACTGGTCCAGGCGCAGCTCGCGATGCACGGATGGACGTGCACGATCGTCGACGACGGCGAAGCGGCGCTTGAGGCGCTTGCCGCGGCGGATTACGACCTGCTTCTCGTCGATTGCCACATGCCTCGCGTCGACGGCTACGCCGTGGCGCGCGAGGTGCGCCGGCGCGAAGAGGGCACCGGGCGCCACCTGCCGATCGTTGCCATGACGGCGGACGCTCGGGCCGACCAGCGCGAGCGTTGCGAGGAAGCCGGCATGGACGACCTTTTGCGCAAGCCGCTTCGCCTGGATGCGTTCCGCGAGGCCGTAGCGCGGTGGCTTGCGGTGTCAGCGGTGCCGGTCGGCCATGTGTCAGCGTTCGATGTGCCCATCGCAGATATGTTCGCGACCGGTGACGCGGTGGCCCCACCCAGCCTGATCGACATGGAACGTATGCGCCGCGCCTTTGGCTCGGATGAGAACATCGCCACGGTGATTTCCGCCGGCGTCGGTGCCACCCGCGAAGCGCTCTCGCGCTTTGATGAGGTCATGGCGTCGGGCGATGCCGAGGCCGTGGCGGGATGGATCCATCATGTGCTGGGCGGCGTAAACGTGTTTGGCGAGTCCGCCGTAGCGCGCGAGGGCGAGGCGCTGGAGCTGGCGCTTCGAGAAGGCGCGCCGCTGGATGCCGAGGCGGTGCGCCGTTTCGCCGCCGGCGTGGATGACTTCACGACGAAGCTTGCCACCACGCCGCTGTAG
- the greB gene encoding transcription elongation factor GreB, which produces MSRWRPPSPSSTAIITRDGFERLKTELDHLWHTVRPEVVKALAAAAAEGDRSENAEYTYRKKQLGEIDRRVRYLSKRIPVLKVVEATPSQADAVFFGAIIELENVDSGETVRYRIVGPDETDAKLGWISIDSPLARAVLKKRVDDEFEAILPGGPTRFAVITVDYP; this is translated from the coding sequence ATGAGCCGCTGGCGGCCACCGTCGCCGTCGTCGACGGCCATCATCACGCGTGATGGCTTCGAACGGCTGAAGACCGAGCTCGACCACCTGTGGCACACCGTGCGGCCGGAGGTCGTGAAGGCACTGGCCGCGGCGGCGGCCGAAGGCGACCGCTCGGAGAACGCCGAGTACACCTACCGCAAGAAGCAACTCGGCGAGATCGACCGCCGCGTGCGTTACCTGAGTAAGCGCATCCCGGTACTGAAGGTGGTGGAAGCGACGCCCTCGCAGGCCGATGCGGTGTTCTTCGGCGCGATCATCGAGCTGGAGAACGTGGATAGCGGCGAGACCGTGCGCTATCGCATCGTCGGCCCCGACGAGACCGACGCGAAGCTGGGCTGGATCAGTATCGATTCGCCCCTCGCGCGTGCCGTGCTGAAAAAACGCGTCGATGACGAGTTCGAAGCGATCTTGCCGGGCGGCCCGACCCGCTTCGCCGTCATCACGGTCGACTACCCGTAG
- a CDS encoding DUF3025 domain-containing protein, with protein sequence MRYVAPTRESLDRRVLAVPPLAQWAEFSPFLTESAWPETAALNALLPRESEVHFVAQDKALLDDGLHYEERIARGAIATREANWHDLFNALVWLRYPALKRALNVRQVAEIAAMGPRERSRPQCALTHFDEAGIVVTLQDPAMLAAWDRHDWHALFWTHREAWRSGEARVDIFGHALLEHALTPDKLLVGKALVVMGGGNALATCAQAIASGEILNDPQELRPLPVSGVPGWHAETATEAFYTTAPCFQPVRAGRLYPAALDGTQSRP encoded by the coding sequence ATGCGCTACGTGGCACCCACGCGCGAGTCGCTCGATCGCCGCGTGCTGGCCGTGCCACCGCTGGCGCAGTGGGCTGAGTTTTCCCCGTTTCTTACCGAGAGTGCGTGGCCGGAGACGGCCGCGCTGAACGCGTTGCTGCCACGCGAAAGCGAGGTTCACTTTGTCGCACAGGACAAGGCGTTGCTCGATGACGGTCTTCACTATGAAGAGCGTATCGCCCGCGGCGCCATCGCCACGCGCGAGGCCAACTGGCACGATCTCTTCAATGCCTTGGTCTGGCTGCGCTACCCCGCACTCAAGCGGGCGTTGAATGTGCGCCAGGTGGCGGAGATTGCCGCCATGGGTCCTCGCGAGCGCTCACGGCCGCAATGCGCGCTGACGCATTTCGACGAAGCGGGCATCGTGGTCACATTGCAGGATCCGGCCATGCTGGCGGCATGGGACCGCCACGACTGGCACGCCTTGTTCTGGACGCATCGCGAGGCATGGCGGAGCGGCGAGGCACGCGTCGACATCTTTGGCCATGCCTTGCTCGAGCACGCGCTTACGCCCGACAAACTGCTGGTCGGCAAGGCGCTCGTCGTGATGGGTGGCGGTAACGCGTTGGCCACCTGCGCGCAGGCCATCGCTTCGGGCGAGATCCTCAACGACCCGCAGGAGCTGCGGCCGTTGCCGGTGTCCGGCGTGCCGGGCTGGCACGCGGAGACCGCGACGGAAGCGTTCTACACCACGGCACCGTGCTTCCAGCCGGTGAGGGCCGGGCGGCTCTACCCAGCCGCCCTTGATGGCACTCAGAGCAGGCCGTGA
- a CDS encoding helicase HerA-like domain-containing protein: protein MPGILIGRNETTAVELDSRYGNRHGMIAGATGTGKSVTLMLMAEGFSRLGVPCFLADAKGDLAGLAQAAAAPSEKLKDRLAKLGLTGWAPQANPVVFWDIYGKLGHPVRATVSEMGPTLLSRILELNDTQEGVLEVVFRVADDEGLLLLDLGDLRAMLGFASEHAKDISAKYGLISAQSVAAIQRALLKLEQDGADHFFGEPALELADLMRQDMSGRGVINVLAADTLILKPRLYSTFLLWLLSELFEQLPEVGDLDVPKMAFFFDEAHLLFDDAPPALRQRVEQVVRLIRSKGVGVYFCSQNPDDVPGEILGQLGNRVQHALRAYTPRDQKAVKAAAETFAKNPKLDVVETIGTLGTGEALASTLGEGGVPSPVQKVLVSTPTCRIGAITLEERTTVRSRSPVGAKYDTEVNRESAEEMLAARATTKNTDDAPPVKDAGKGADEGNGWGDAVRDAVFGTKRRQGMLETMAKSMVRTAGSRAGQQIVRGILGSIFGGKR, encoded by the coding sequence ATGCCAGGCATCCTCATTGGCCGCAACGAAACCACGGCCGTCGAACTGGACTCCCGCTACGGCAACCGCCACGGCATGATCGCCGGCGCGACCGGCACCGGTAAGTCGGTGACCCTCATGCTCATGGCCGAGGGATTCTCGCGCCTGGGCGTGCCCTGCTTCCTCGCCGATGCGAAGGGCGACCTGGCCGGGCTGGCCCAGGCGGCCGCCGCGCCGTCCGAGAAGCTGAAGGATCGCCTCGCGAAACTGGGGCTCACCGGTTGGGCACCGCAGGCCAACCCGGTCGTGTTCTGGGATATCTACGGCAAGCTCGGCCACCCCGTGCGCGCGACCGTCTCGGAAATGGGCCCCACCCTGCTCTCCCGCATCCTGGAGCTCAACGACACCCAGGAAGGCGTGCTCGAGGTGGTGTTCCGCGTGGCGGACGATGAAGGCCTTCTCCTTCTTGACCTGGGCGACCTGCGCGCCATGCTCGGCTTCGCCTCGGAACACGCCAAGGACATTTCGGCGAAGTACGGCCTGATCAGCGCCCAGAGCGTCGCCGCGATCCAGCGCGCACTGCTGAAGCTCGAACAGGATGGCGCTGACCATTTCTTCGGCGAGCCCGCGCTCGAGCTGGCCGACCTCATGCGCCAGGACATGAGCGGCCGCGGCGTCATCAACGTGCTGGCCGCCGATACGCTGATCCTGAAGCCGCGCCTGTACTCCACCTTCCTGCTCTGGCTGCTTTCCGAGCTGTTCGAGCAATTGCCCGAGGTCGGCGATCTCGACGTGCCGAAGATGGCGTTCTTCTTCGATGAAGCGCACCTGCTCTTCGACGATGCGCCGCCTGCATTGCGCCAACGCGTGGAGCAAGTGGTGCGCCTGATCCGCTCAAAGGGCGTCGGCGTGTATTTCTGCTCGCAGAACCCGGATGACGTGCCGGGCGAGATCCTCGGCCAGCTGGGTAACCGCGTACAGCATGCGCTGCGCGCCTATACACCCCGCGACCAGAAGGCCGTGAAAGCCGCCGCGGAGACGTTCGCGAAAAATCCGAAGCTCGACGTCGTGGAAACGATCGGCACGCTAGGCACCGGCGAAGCACTTGCTTCCACGCTCGGCGAGGGCGGCGTGCCGTCTCCCGTGCAGAAGGTGCTGGTTTCCACGCCAACATGCCGCATCGGCGCGATCACCCTCGAGGAACGCACCACGGTGCGCTCGCGCTCACCGGTCGGGGCGAAGTACGACACCGAGGTGAACCGCGAATCCGCGGAAGAGATGCTGGCGGCGCGCGCCACCACGAAGAACACGGATGACGCGCCGCCGGTGAAGGACGCCGGCAAGGGCGCCGATGAAGGCAACGGCTGGGGCGATGCCGTGCGCGATGCGGTATTCGGCACCAAGCGTCGCCAGGGCATGCTGGAAACCATGGCCAAATCGATGGTGCGGACGGCCGGTTCGCGCGCGGGCCAGCAGATCGTGCGCGGCATCCTCGGCAGCATCTTCGGCGGGAAGCGCTAA